From the Melospiza georgiana isolate bMelGeo1 chromosome 4, bMelGeo1.pri, whole genome shotgun sequence genome, the window AGGTGGTCTCTGAAAATCTAGTTGTAACTTTGCTGCTCCACAGCCTGTCACTGTCTGCACAGGTTCTGGATTGTCTGGACTCATGGATGGTGTGCAAGGAAAACCAGTcacatggatggatggatggatgcatacacacacacacacgcacacacacacacacaaagtgcCTGCAGCTTCTCTGGTTGCTCAAGCAGAGCAGGCCACCTGCAGGTACTCCTCTGATCCATGGCACACCACAGCCCACAATTTGAAAATTGCTTGTCCCAGGTGCACCTGTCACACTGAATCACATTTATTTGTATTGCTATCCAAGTATTCAGAGCCTGGAATGTGTCAAACCCTGCTCGTTTTAAGTAAACAAATGTCAAGGTAGCATAGCTTTTATAATCTACTTAAAACATACTGCTTTTGTATCTCAAACAAGATCTCACAGTTTTAGCTCCCACTATAAATCATCCTATACACATAACACCTGCTCTTCCAACAAAAGAGTACATTAAAAGGCTTTAAtgattagaaagaaaataagtttttcCAAGGGCCACCTGGAAACACAAATGCAGGGCATATGTCTTTCTGTGTAGCAGGAATTATACTGTCAGTCACATTTAAATAAGACATATACATTCTGTACTGTTCTTCCTGCTATGTTTGTATAAAGAATAAACAGCCCCAAGGGTGcacaatattttcatatttcattgTGCACTGAAAAGAATATCCTTTCAATGTTACTTGTCCAGAAGGAAAGCAGTCCTTTTTTCAACTAATCATTATTCAATACCAAACAAAACCTATataaaaaatgtctttatcaagggatattttttcattttataattattattctGTTCCCATCAACGAGTGAGTTacaaaaagaatttttactCTGGAAGTCTACTTGTGTACACAAACTGCTAACAGTACAGGTGGTCTAAAGTTAAAATGAGAGTTCTAATCCTCAGCTTACTTCTCAAGTGTGAGACAGTCTTGACTATGCAGCTCAGGAATATTCCCTGCCTGAGCCCTGACAGACAGGAGCAGTGCAGATCTGAGGAAAGGCCATGAGAGTGCAATATCCTGTACAACTGAGCTCCCACTGAAGCAAGCAGGACACCACAAACCCAGTGATTTAAGTGAGCTCTCATGCAGCTTTCAGCAAATGGAATTTACCTTGAGGTTTGGGTTTGGTAAGCTTCCCGCAGGGCTTTGAGATTGTGACAGTCTTCTGGCAGTCAGCGTTATGGAGGGCTCTCTTTAGGTTCCCGGTCCGAGTCTTCAGGGCCGTGTTCAAGTCACATTCTCCCCAGGCCTGGAACTGGTACTTGCACTCCGCTGCAGcaagggaaaaaaggcaaaacttaAAACACAATGACTGAGcgtgaaaacaaaaatgttgtGAGTCTAATAGGCTACCACAGGCAGCTGGTGCTTACAGACAAAAAGATGTGCAACTGAAGAAAAGAATCCCAGAAAACTTTAAAGATTATTTGTGGTGGTAATTGCAGTCTCCCCTCCTCTCCAGTGCTTTAAAATTTAATCCTCTTGCTTTTGCATGGATATTGCATTTTTTGGCATAGAAAGAGAAATCCATTCAGCTATGAATAtgaacagcaacaacaaaaaagaaagaaacagccGTTTGAAATGTCGTTTACATTCCATATGTCTGTTTCTCCATTTATGTGACACCAGAGGTTACCAAATAAAGCTTGAACAGTTTCTAGAATGTACGTGCACCCATAAACTTCTCAAGTCCAAAACTGCAGCACTGATTGTGTTGGTAAGGTCACAATAATTTCAAAATCGTGCCAAGCTGTTTACTAGACAgctagaaagaaagaaaagccaagtttgaaagagaaataaaatttgagTTTTGGATAGACATCTTGTCCAGGGCAGATCTGACATATCTTCCCAAACTGGTACATAAAAACCTTCTGAACTGAATggtaaaaattaaatacactGGTCTGGAATGATAAAAATACACTGGTTTTCACTCTCTCCTTTTACTGAACACATGGGTAGCCAGCCCCCACGCTCCACATCACACATTGTAAAGTCTGTGATAGCCATCGCAGAGGTTCACAGCTGTGAACTTGCGCTGCTGCCCTAAACAGGGCTGAACAGCACAGAGGGCAAATTCCAGCATGCAGGAAGGCAGAGTTTGTAATGAGTAAGTTATAGGGACTCTCTGCAGAGGAACTCTGAGGAAGCTGCCTTCTGATGGCCTGCATGTTCTAGCTCTGATAAACCCGAAATGCAGGACTAACGCCTTCCCCAAGCAGAAAAAACAGGCTTGCTGCTCCAtactcaaaataaaaaccaatgTAAATCCCTTAAGAGAGGGATACTGACCTCCAAATTGCTTCTTCCAGTTGCAGGGAATCTTACACTTCTGAGTCTTGGTGGTTTGTTTGCACTCAGCCCCAGTGCGGGTGCCCTCGCGTGTCCCCAGGCCGCAGTCACCGCTGGTGGGCACGCACACACTCCACTGCCATTCCCCACAGTCAGACTTCTTCGCCTTCTTCTCTGCATGGAGACAAGAAACCAAGCAAGAGAAGTTCTCAGTACCCAAGAACACAGAGAAGTTGCCTAAACTTAACCAAAGTCACAGCACCTGGAAGGGTGAGTAAGGAAGACATTCGTAACACAATGCTCTTAAAAGCTAAAGGTCTGACATCCTCTTCACGATTCTGCAGAGACAGGTCAGGATGATCATTCAAACTCAGTCCCACTGCCATGTTTGCTAGTCCATTCAGATATTCTCAAGTGGATTCTCATCTTCAGAAATCTAACAACCCACAGGGATCACTGACCAAAACATGCAGAATGGACCTCACTCAGAAAGCTCTGTCTCCAGTAGCTGGTGGCATGCAAATATCCTCAGTTCCAGCTGAAGCACTGTACACTAAACAATGAGAAATGTATGTGCTGAAATCACAGGATTTGAGCACCTTCAGGAAACAGCTGTGGGATGCAAACTTTTGATTTGCTATACAATGTCACATTTTATCATAGCATACTTCAAAGGCAAAGGAGCTACGTGGAGAAGTGTACTCGAAGTGCTGTTAATTCACATGGGTTTGTTGCTCAAGGAAAAAAGTAAGGATTTTATTTAGATCCTTAAGCACAAGTCTCATGAGAAAAGATAGCAATGTTATCAAACCCAAGGATtcacaaaaataattacttaGGTCCCTAAATCATCACAAGTAACTGTAAAtacataaatttttttttcttctaggtCTTGCATGTTTATGCTACCATTTTCTCATATTTATGCAAGGCCAAATTGGttaaaaagttcattttttttactGGGAACACTAATTCTGATGGACTCACAGTTCATAATATCTGGTATATAAGTTGCCTGAAAATAATAAGACCTtaagaaaaataccaaaaaatacattctttaaaaaatgtcaaACTGAGTTTGACAGATATGAATTTTCCACCCTGGGCCAGCTTCTCTTATAATGAGGTCTGAGTTCATCACTGACAGAAAGCAACTACTGCTGGATGTCTGGCTGTCTGTGCAACAGCAAGTTAGTACAATTCTTTGTCAGAGGATTTCCACATCACACAGCATTAGTGTAGCACTGTCATATATAACACTGAGCAAGTGACATAACTGCTCTTTCATCACTCCTGTTTGGTTCCCCCTAAGTCAAGCATGAAACTACTCACACAGCACATTTTAAGCTGCTTTGCACTATCCACTGTGTGATAAACCACGGACTCCAGTCTCTGGGGCTGTCAAGCTGCCACTTGACATGGAAACTCCTTTCTGCTTCCCTATTTAACACAGAACAGCATGTCACGGCCAAAAATCCTACCTTGATGTCAAAAGGCTAACAAATGACCTGATTTCATAACAAAACCAGAAGCATTTGACATTCTCACACACATGCAACCTAGCTTGGGGATTAACTCTGAATCAGACTGGACCTTACCTGGTTTCTCTTTCTTGCCAGCCTCAGTGGTACTCACGGCTGCCAGAAGGAAAACGAGTGCCAGGAGGGCAGCAGTGAACATTCGAcgttgctgctgttgctgctgcatTCTGCAGATCAatgacagagaggaaaaaaaatggtcaGTGAG encodes:
- the PTN gene encoding pleiotrophin isoform X1; protein product: MFRCLPSLQGFYGLAFCPVIGSRMQQQQQQRRMFTAALLALVFLLAAVSTTEAGKKEKPEKKAKKSDCGEWQWSVCVPTSGDCGLGTREGTRTGAECKQTTKTQKCKIPCNWKKQFGAECKYQFQAWGECDLNTALKTRTGNLKRALHNADCQKTVTISKPCGKLTKPKPQESKKKKKEGKKQEKMLD
- the PTN gene encoding pleiotrophin isoform X2, with protein sequence MQQQQQQRRMFTAALLALVFLLAAVSTTEAGKKEKPEKKAKKSDCGEWQWSVCVPTSGDCGLGTREGTRTGAECKQTTKTQKCKIPCNWKKQFGAECKYQFQAWGECDLNTALKTRTGNLKRALHNADCQKTVTISKPCGKLTKPKPQESKKKKKEGKKQEKMLD